The Faecalibacterium prausnitzii genome includes a window with the following:
- a CDS encoding sensor histidine kinase produces the protein MRKSISVTFFSVVATLLVLGTAVMGCSEWVLFNRYFAQERYEALDSVAEVTRRAADYVVQQAALPKGEELDALSTKLEIIGESAEAYLFLTDEDGHVLITSNPAQLAEDAVPQALMARVGDEKPYHVLSTLDGVLTEKSYVSVRKMMDDNGACSGYLFLCSSGARLTDFKEEFWSNFFFSACIMLLCASVLTSVLMRRLTDPLQKITEAAQRFGGGDLSVRVEGVEGEGEVVDLAHTFNQMAENIQSNDNSRGQFMGNIAHELRTPMTTIKGFIDGILDGTIPPDMQNHYLQLVSEETGRLARLIQNMLDLSKLESGEYQVNARMFNIWETLTGVALSAEQRINDGMIELEGLTMDEKVLVYADPDLIHQVAYNLLDNAIKFTPAGGTIRFHVEKLGPEVEVSIWNSGQGISPEALPYVFQRFYKEDRSRGLHARGAGLGLNICKVLVNLSGGQIRVESQQGEWCRFVFTLPTCPPNPGEIKRLPDEAGRPVPVEDPASMKPVN, from the coding sequence ATGCGCAAAAGTATTTCCGTCACCTTCTTTTCGGTGGTGGCGACCCTTCTGGTGCTGGGCACGGCGGTGATGGGCTGCTCGGAGTGGGTCCTGTTCAACCGCTACTTTGCGCAGGAGCGGTACGAAGCGCTGGACAGCGTGGCCGAGGTCACCCGGCGGGCGGCAGACTACGTGGTCCAGCAGGCGGCCCTGCCCAAGGGCGAGGAACTGGACGCGCTGAGCACCAAGCTGGAGATCATCGGCGAGAGCGCCGAAGCCTATCTGTTCCTGACCGATGAGGACGGCCATGTCCTCATCACCTCCAACCCGGCGCAGCTGGCGGAGGATGCCGTGCCGCAAGCCCTGATGGCCAGGGTGGGGGATGAGAAGCCCTACCATGTCCTGAGCACGCTGGATGGCGTCCTGACCGAAAAAAGCTACGTTTCCGTGCGGAAAATGATGGACGACAACGGCGCTTGCAGCGGCTATCTCTTCCTGTGCTCGTCCGGTGCACGGCTGACCGATTTCAAGGAGGAGTTCTGGTCGAACTTCTTCTTCTCGGCCTGCATCATGCTGCTCTGCGCCAGTGTGCTGACAAGCGTCCTGATGCGGCGGCTCACCGACCCGCTGCAAAAGATCACCGAGGCTGCGCAGCGGTTCGGCGGCGGGGATCTCTCGGTCCGCGTTGAGGGGGTCGAGGGCGAAGGCGAGGTCGTGGACCTGGCCCACACCTTCAACCAGATGGCCGAAAACATCCAGTCCAACGACAATTCACGCGGCCAGTTCATGGGCAACATCGCCCACGAGCTGCGCACCCCGATGACCACCATCAAGGGCTTCATCGACGGCATTCTGGACGGCACCATCCCGCCCGACATGCAGAACCATTATTTGCAGCTGGTCAGTGAGGAGACCGGCCGTCTGGCCCGGCTCATCCAGAACATGCTGGACCTGTCCAAGCTGGAAAGCGGCGAGTATCAGGTGAACGCCCGGATGTTCAACATCTGGGAGACCCTGACCGGCGTGGCGCTCTCGGCAGAACAGCGGATCAACGACGGCATGATCGAGCTGGAGGGCCTGACCATGGACGAAAAAGTTCTGGTCTATGCCGACCCCGACCTCATTCATCAGGTGGCGTACAACCTTCTGGACAACGCCATCAAGTTCACCCCGGCGGGCGGGACCATCCGGTTCCACGTCGAGAAGCTGGGCCCGGAGGTGGAGGTCTCCATCTGGAATTCCGGCCAGGGCATCAGCCCAGAGGCGCTGCCATATGTGTTCCAGCGCTTCTATAAGGAAGACCGCTCCCGCGGCCTCCACGCCCGCGGCGCAGGCCTGGGCCTGAACATCTGCAAGGTGCTGGTCAACCTGTCCGGCGGCCAGATCCGGGTCGAGAGCCAGCAGGGCGAGTGGTGCCGGTTCGTGTTCACCCTGCCCACCTGCCCGCCCAACCCCGGCGAGATCAAGCGTCTGCCCGACGAAGCGGGCCGTCCGGTGCCGGTGGAAGACCCCGCCAGCATGAAGCCGGTCAACTGA
- a CDS encoding response regulator transcription factor, with protein MANEKILVVDDDVNICELLRLYLTKEGYQVTIANDGEEGLEKFNQVKPDMVLLDVMMPRMDGLEVCRRIRKLGNTPVMMLTAKGETFDKVLGLELGADDYMVKPFDAKEVVARIKAVLRRCQTSTAAAESTEGVIEFDNLRLDMNSYELRVKGKVVEAPPKELELLNCLASHPNRVYTRDQLLDEVWGFEYYGDSRTIDVHVKRLREKLAGASDKWELKTVWGVGYKFEVRQ; from the coding sequence ATGGCAAACGAAAAGATCCTTGTCGTGGATGACGACGTCAATATCTGCGAGCTGCTGCGGCTCTATCTGACCAAGGAGGGCTATCAGGTCACCATCGCCAACGACGGCGAGGAAGGTCTGGAAAAGTTCAATCAGGTCAAGCCGGACATGGTCCTGCTGGATGTGATGATGCCCAGGATGGACGGTCTGGAAGTCTGCCGCCGCATCCGCAAGCTGGGCAATACGCCGGTGATGATGCTCACGGCCAAGGGCGAGACCTTTGACAAGGTGCTGGGCCTGGAACTGGGCGCGGACGACTACATGGTCAAGCCCTTTGACGCAAAAGAGGTCGTGGCCCGCATCAAGGCGGTGCTGCGCCGCTGCCAGACCAGCACGGCGGCTGCCGAGAGCACCGAGGGCGTCATCGAGTTCGACAACCTCCGCCTGGATATGAACAGCTACGAGCTGCGGGTCAAGGGCAAGGTGGTGGAGGCTCCCCCCAAGGAGCTGGAGCTGCTCAACTGTCTGGCCTCCCACCCGAACCGCGTCTATACCCGCGACCAGCTGCTGGACGAGGTGTGGGGCTTCGAATACTACGGCGACAGCCGCACCATCGACGTCCATGTCAAGCGCCTGCGCGAGAAGCTGGCCGGTGCCTCCGACAAGTGGGAGCTCAAGACCGTCTGGGGCGTGGGCTATAAGTTCGAGGTGCGTCAGTAA
- the ruvC gene encoding crossover junction endodeoxyribonuclease RuvC has product MRVLGIDPGYAIVGWGVVDYAGNRFAPVDFGAVCTDAGVPFERRLDEVYVGIREVIERTQPEVLAIEKLFYQHNQTTVIGVAEARGVILLAAAQAGLPIYEYTPMQVKQAVTGYGKAVKKQVQEMTRILLHLPAIPKPDDTADALAMAITFCHTNGNQLNRFRRQGVGPI; this is encoded by the coding sequence ATGAGAGTTTTGGGCATCGACCCTGGGTATGCCATCGTGGGATGGGGCGTTGTGGACTATGCAGGCAACCGGTTTGCGCCGGTGGATTTCGGCGCGGTGTGCACCGATGCCGGGGTGCCGTTCGAGCGGCGGCTGGATGAGGTGTATGTCGGCATCCGGGAGGTCATCGAGCGGACACAGCCGGAGGTGCTGGCGATCGAAAAGCTGTTCTACCAGCACAACCAGACTACCGTCATCGGCGTGGCCGAGGCGCGCGGCGTCATCCTGCTGGCGGCGGCGCAGGCGGGCCTGCCCATCTACGAGTACACCCCCATGCAGGTGAAACAGGCCGTCACCGGCTACGGCAAGGCCGTGAAGAAACAGGTGCAGGAGATGACCCGCATCCTGCTGCATCTGCCTGCGATCCCCAAACCGGACGACACCGCTGATGCTCTGGCGATGGCCATCACGTTCTGCCACACCAACGGCAACCAGCTCAACCGGTTCCGCCGCCAGGGCGTGGGGCCGATCTGA
- the ruvA gene encoding Holliday junction branch migration protein RuvA: MIYCLTGKIIKKTLNAVVLSCGGVGYFAQCPASVAGALPGVGKDATIYTVMSVTENDVSLYGFATEEQQACFEMLTAVSGVGPKVGLAILSVMEPDRVALAISAGDHKAFKAASGVGPKLAQRIVLELKDKVAKGFVEGINLEDVAGAAADTPAAQGAGQAIAALVSLGYSQSEAALAVSKIDGTLPVEEIIKLALRGMAGRR, translated from the coding sequence ATGATTTACTGTCTGACTGGAAAGATCATCAAAAAGACGCTGAACGCCGTGGTGCTCAGCTGCGGCGGCGTGGGCTACTTTGCCCAGTGCCCGGCCAGCGTGGCCGGTGCGCTGCCCGGTGTGGGGAAGGACGCCACCATCTACACCGTGATGAGCGTGACCGAGAACGACGTCAGCCTGTACGGCTTTGCCACCGAGGAGCAACAGGCCTGCTTCGAGATGCTGACGGCGGTGTCAGGCGTCGGCCCCAAGGTCGGCCTTGCCATCCTGAGCGTCATGGAGCCGGACCGGGTGGCGCTGGCCATCTCGGCGGGCGACCACAAGGCCTTCAAGGCCGCGTCCGGCGTCGGCCCCAAGCTGGCCCAGCGCATCGTGCTGGAACTGAAGGACAAGGTGGCCAAGGGCTTCGTGGAGGGCATCAATCTGGAAGACGTGGCCGGTGCTGCGGCCGACACGCCCGCCGCTCAGGGGGCCGGGCAGGCCATTGCGGCGCTGGTGTCGCTGGGCTACAGCCAGAGCGAAGCCGCCCTGGCCGTCTCCAAGATCGACGGCACCTTGCCCGTGGAAGAGATCATCAAGCTGGCCCTGCGGGGCATGGCAGGCAGGAGGTAA
- the ruvB gene encoding Holliday junction branch migration DNA helicase RuvB, with the protein MQDETALYGAKMMQPGLTTADNEENSLRPQHLEDYIGQDKVKQNLKIYLEAAKRRGEPMDHILLYGPPGLGKTTLAGIIANEMGVQIRITSGPAIEKPGDLAALLTNLQEGDVLFIDEIHRLSRQVEEVLYPALEDYALDIMIGKGPSAQSIRINLPRFTLVGATTRAGQITGPLRDRFGVLLKLELYSPDELSRIIQRSAGILDQPITPEGAYELAKCSRGTPRVANRFLKRVRDFATVLGDGIIDRDVSLMSLKRMDVDALGLDELDRSLLRAIIEMYNGGPVGLETLAAALGEEAVTLEDLCEPYLMQMGFLTRTPRGRCATRLAYEHLGLKAPESASPEDNGQQSLF; encoded by the coding sequence ATGCAGGACGAAACCGCGCTCTATGGCGCAAAAATGATGCAGCCGGGCCTGACCACGGCGGACAACGAGGAAAACAGCCTCCGTCCCCAGCATCTGGAAGACTACATCGGTCAGGACAAGGTCAAGCAGAACCTGAAGATCTATCTGGAAGCGGCCAAGCGCCGCGGCGAGCCGATGGATCACATCCTGCTCTACGGCCCGCCGGGCCTGGGCAAAACGACGCTGGCGGGCATCATCGCCAACGAGATGGGGGTCCAGATCCGCATCACGAGCGGCCCCGCCATCGAGAAGCCCGGCGATCTGGCCGCCCTGCTGACCAACCTGCAGGAGGGCGACGTGCTCTTCATCGACGAGATCCACCGCCTGTCCCGGCAGGTGGAAGAGGTGCTCTATCCGGCGCTGGAAGATTATGCGCTGGACATCATGATCGGCAAGGGCCCCAGCGCCCAGAGCATCCGCATCAACCTGCCCCGCTTCACGCTGGTGGGTGCCACCACCCGTGCGGGCCAGATCACCGGCCCCCTGCGGGACCGCTTCGGTGTGCTGCTCAAGCTGGAGCTGTACAGCCCCGATGAGCTGAGCCGCATCATCCAGCGCTCGGCGGGCATCCTGGATCAGCCCATCACCCCGGAGGGTGCCTACGAGCTGGCCAAGTGCAGCCGGGGCACGCCCCGTGTGGCGAACCGCTTCCTCAAGCGCGTCCGCGACTTCGCCACCGTGCTGGGCGACGGCATCATCGACCGGGATGTTTCCCTGATGAGCCTCAAACGGATGGACGTGGATGCGCTGGGTCTGGATGAGCTGGACCGCAGCCTGCTCCGCGCCATCATTGAGATGTACAACGGCGGCCCGGTGGGTCTGGAAACGCTGGCGGCAGCGCTCGGCGAAGAGGCCGTCACGCTGGAAGACCTCTGTGAGCCCTATCTGATGCAGATGGGGTTCCTGACCCGCACACCGCGCGGCCGCTGTGCCACCCGGCTCGCCTACGAACACCTTGGCCTGAAGGCCCCGGAGAGCGCCTCCCCGGAGGACAACGGCCAGCAGAGCCTGTTTTAA
- a CDS encoding class I SAM-dependent methyltransferase, producing the protein MRPADTWKDYELLDATGGNRLERWGETLLVRPDPQVVWKTPQQSPLWAKADAIYHRSNQGGGEWEYRRRLPEKWKISCGEGEDKLTLIVSPTGFKHTGVFPEQAVNWAWYAKKIRAAGRPIKVLNLFGYTGGATLACAAAGATVCHVDASKGIVAWGKDNAAASGLADKPIRWLVDDCAKFVAREKRRGNTYDGIIMDPPSYGRGPGGEIWKLEDCIYDLVSQCEEVLSDKPLFFAVNSYTTGLSPAVMEYMLHTTLVPRFGGKTSCDEIGLPVSATGGVVPCGATAIWEE; encoded by the coding sequence ATGCGCCCCGCAGATACATGGAAAGATTATGAGTTGCTGGATGCCACCGGCGGCAACCGTCTGGAGCGCTGGGGCGAGACGCTGCTCGTCCGCCCCGACCCGCAGGTGGTCTGGAAGACGCCGCAGCAGAGCCCGCTCTGGGCCAAGGCGGATGCCATCTACCACCGCTCCAATCAGGGCGGCGGCGAGTGGGAGTACCGCCGCCGTCTGCCCGAAAAGTGGAAGATCTCCTGCGGCGAGGGGGAAGACAAGCTGACCCTCATCGTCAGCCCCACCGGATTCAAGCACACGGGCGTGTTCCCGGAACAGGCCGTCAACTGGGCCTGGTATGCGAAGAAGATCCGCGCGGCGGGCCGACCCATCAAAGTGCTGAACCTGTTCGGCTACACCGGCGGCGCTACGCTGGCCTGTGCGGCGGCGGGGGCCACCGTCTGCCATGTGGATGCCTCCAAGGGCATCGTGGCCTGGGGCAAGGACAACGCCGCCGCCAGCGGTCTGGCCGACAAGCCCATCCGCTGGCTGGTGGACGACTGCGCCAAGTTCGTCGCCCGCGAGAAGCGGCGCGGCAACACCTACGACGGCATCATCATGGACCCGCCGAGTTATGGCCGCGGCCCCGGCGGCGAGATCTGGAAGCTGGAAGACTGCATCTACGACCTCGTCAGCCAGTGCGAAGAAGTGCTGAGCGACAAGCCGCTCTTCTTTGCCGTCAACAGCTACACCACCGGCCTGTCGCCCGCCGTCATGGAGTATATGCTCCACACGACGCTGGTGCCCCGCTTTGGCGGCAAGACCAGCTGCGATGAGATCGGCCTGCCGGTCTCGGCCACCGGCGGCGTCGTGCCCTGCGGCGCGACCGCGATCTGGGAAGAATAA
- a CDS encoding energy-coupling factor transporter ATPase: protein MEETILTTNALKFRYDPEQPVYALNGVSVGVQRGEFVAVLGANGCGKSTLAKHFNAILLPESGTVLVEGMDTRDEEKIYDIRQKVGMVFQSPDNQIVATVVEEDVAFALENLGVPPEEMRRRVDDAMKMAGIYEYRERAPHNLSGGQKQRVAIAGVVAMRPDCLILDEATAMLDPRGREQVMQTIHRLNKDLGITVVAITHYMEEAAQADRVLVMSQGHVVMEGTPKEVFSQTEKVRALRLDVPQAAELRDELVKAGIPMPEGIIDTGECAQALYELLQ from the coding sequence ATGGAAGAAACGATCCTGACAACGAATGCGCTGAAATTCCGCTACGACCCGGAGCAGCCGGTCTACGCCCTGAACGGCGTGTCGGTGGGGGTCCAGCGCGGCGAGTTCGTGGCCGTTCTGGGTGCGAACGGCTGCGGCAAATCCACCCTCGCAAAGCACTTCAATGCCATCCTCCTGCCCGAAAGCGGCACCGTGCTGGTGGAGGGGATGGATACCAGAGACGAAGAGAAGATCTATGACATCCGCCAGAAGGTGGGCATGGTGTTCCAAAGCCCGGACAACCAGATCGTGGCCACCGTGGTGGAGGAAGACGTTGCCTTTGCGCTGGAGAACCTCGGCGTCCCGCCCGAAGAGATGCGCCGCCGCGTGGACGATGCCATGAAGATGGCGGGCATCTACGAGTACCGCGAGCGCGCCCCGCACAACCTTTCCGGCGGCCAGAAACAGCGCGTCGCCATCGCGGGCGTCGTCGCCATGCGGCCCGACTGCCTCATCCTCGACGAAGCCACCGCCATGCTGGACCCGCGCGGCCGCGAGCAGGTGATGCAGACCATCCACCGCCTGAACAAGGATCTGGGCATCACGGTCGTCGCCATCACTCATTATATGGAAGAGGCCGCGCAGGCCGACCGCGTTCTGGTCATGAGCCAGGGCCATGTGGTGATGGAGGGCACCCCGAAAGAGGTGTTCAGCCAGACCGAGAAGGTCCGCGCCCTGCGGCTGGATGTGCCCCAGGCGGCGGAACTGCGGGACGAGCTGGTCAAGGCCGGCATCCCCATGCCGGAAGGCATCATCGACACCGGCGAATGCGCACAGGCTCTCTATGAGCTGCTGCAGTAA
- a CDS encoding energy-coupling factor transporter ATPase, whose amino-acid sequence MGSIIKVEHLSYVYNPGMPNAVTALDDVSFEVEEGDFVGIIGATGSGKSTLITHMNGLNKPTSGKIFIDGRDLWAEPEKIRDFRFLTGLVFQYPEYQLFEETCYKDIAFGPKNMGLDEAEIDRRVHEAASFVGLDEALLERSPFELSGGQKRRVAVAGVMAMKPRILVLDEPAAGLDPEGRDEILSEVKNYHKKTGTTVLLVSHSMEDIAKYADRVLVMSNKKIAMYDTVEQVFARAPELLALGLSVPQVTKIFLKLREMGVDVPADVYTVPYAVKMILEAKQRRDAGESLVLPREQSRKGGVSEC is encoded by the coding sequence ATGGGAAGCATCATCAAAGTCGAACATCTGAGCTATGTGTATAACCCCGGCATGCCCAACGCCGTCACCGCGCTGGACGATGTGAGCTTCGAGGTGGAAGAGGGCGATTTCGTCGGCATCATCGGTGCCACCGGTTCCGGCAAGAGCACCCTCATCACCCACATGAACGGTCTGAACAAGCCCACCAGCGGCAAGATCTTCATCGATGGCCGCGACCTGTGGGCCGAGCCGGAAAAGATCCGGGACTTCCGGTTCCTGACGGGGCTGGTGTTCCAGTATCCGGAATATCAGCTCTTTGAGGAGACTTGCTACAAGGACATCGCCTTCGGCCCCAAGAACATGGGGCTGGACGAGGCCGAGATCGACCGCCGCGTCCACGAGGCCGCCAGCTTTGTCGGCCTGGACGAGGCCCTGCTGGAGCGCAGCCCCTTTGAACTGTCCGGCGGCCAGAAGCGCCGCGTGGCGGTGGCGGGCGTCATGGCCATGAAGCCCCGCATCCTCGTGCTGGACGAGCCTGCCGCCGGTCTGGACCCCGAAGGCCGGGACGAGATCCTGTCCGAAGTCAAGAACTACCACAAGAAGACCGGCACCACCGTGCTGTTGGTCTCCCACAGCATGGAGGACATCGCCAAGTATGCCGACCGGGTGCTGGTCATGTCCAACAAGAAGATCGCGATGTACGACACCGTGGAGCAGGTCTTCGCCCGTGCGCCGGAGCTGCTCGCACTGGGGTTGTCGGTGCCACAGGTGACGAAGATCTTCCTGAAGCTGCGGGAGATGGGCGTGGATGTCCCGGCGGACGTGTACACCGTGCCCTATGCCGTCAAGATGATCCTGGAAGCCAAACAGCGGCGGGATGCGGGCGAGAGCCTCGTCCTGCCCCGTGAGCAGAGCCGGAAAGGGGGCGTGTCCGAATGCTGA
- a CDS encoding energy-coupling factor transporter transmembrane component T family protein, producing the protein MLRDITIGQHFPGSSLVHKFDPRLKLVLTIAYIILLFAASNPLGLTLSILFLVAMYAVAKIPFKLILKSLKPILPIILFTAVLNLFFVSGEGDPLVQFWIFKIYAEGVRYAVLMAVRVMALIAGTSLLTYTTSPIVLTDAIEQLLKPLGRLHFPVHELAMMMSIALRFIPTLIEETDKIMNAQKARGAMLDSGTMTERIKALVPVLIPLFISAFRRADELAMAMECRCYRGGDGRTRLKVLRCTRQDYIDLAVCIVCFALILSSRLVFPNF; encoded by the coding sequence ATGCTGAGAGACATCACCATCGGCCAGCATTTTCCGGGCAGCAGCCTTGTGCACAAATTTGACCCCCGGCTCAAGCTGGTGCTGACCATCGCTTATATCATCCTGCTGTTCGCAGCGTCCAACCCGCTGGGTCTGACGCTGTCCATCCTCTTCCTCGTGGCGATGTATGCCGTGGCGAAGATCCCCTTCAAGCTGATCTTGAAGAGCCTGAAGCCCATCCTGCCCATCATCCTTTTTACGGCTGTGCTGAACCTCTTCTTCGTCTCCGGCGAGGGCGACCCGCTGGTGCAGTTCTGGATCTTCAAGATCTACGCCGAGGGCGTCCGCTACGCCGTGCTGATGGCCGTCCGCGTCATGGCCCTCATCGCAGGCACCAGCCTGCTGACCTACACCACCAGCCCCATCGTGCTGACGGATGCCATCGAACAGCTGCTCAAGCCTCTGGGCAGGCTGCACTTCCCGGTGCATGAGCTTGCCATGATGATGAGCATCGCCCTCCGCTTCATCCCGACCCTCATCGAGGAGACGGATAAGATCATGAACGCCCAGAAGGCCCGTGGTGCCATGCTGGACAGCGGCACCATGACCGAGCGGATCAAGGCGCTGGTGCCGGTGCTCATCCCGCTGTTCATCTCGGCGTTCCGCCGTGCCGACGAGCTGGCCATGGCCATGGAGTGCCGCTGCTACCGCGGCGGCGATGGCCGCACCCGCCTGAAGGTGCTGCGCTGCACCCGGCAGGATTACATCGACCTCGCCGTCTGCATCGTCTGCTTTGCGCTCATCCTGTCCTCGCGGCTGGTGTTCCCGAATTTCTAA
- the truA gene encoding tRNA pseudouridine(38-40) synthase TruA yields the protein MNFLLLLAYDGTNYCGFQVQPNGRSVAQTFQDGLEAVLGTRPDIKGCSRTDAGVHALGFALNFHADTRIPPEKLPLALNQHLPPDIRVLSARIVPEDFHARYAAHTKTYLYRIHNSPIDSPFDAKYYTRVPRRLDETKMQQAARKFVGTHDFLALCAAGSSAAAHGDTVRTITDCSVVRNGDDLEITVTADGYLYNMVRILAGTLCEAGAGRLDPDAVPGILASRDRSLAGPTLPAQGLFLKCVDYKGEGEANA from the coding sequence ATGAATTTTCTGCTTCTTTTAGCCTACGACGGCACGAATTACTGCGGATTTCAGGTGCAGCCCAATGGGCGGAGCGTGGCCCAGACGTTTCAGGACGGTCTGGAGGCCGTGCTGGGCACCCGGCCCGACATCAAGGGCTGCAGCCGCACCGACGCGGGGGTCCATGCGCTGGGCTTCGCGCTGAACTTCCACGCCGACACCCGCATCCCGCCGGAAAAGCTGCCGCTGGCACTCAACCAGCATCTGCCGCCGGATATCCGGGTGTTGTCGGCCCGCATCGTGCCGGAGGATTTCCACGCCCGGTATGCCGCCCACACCAAGACCTACCTTTACCGCATCCACAACAGCCCCATCGACTCGCCCTTCGACGCGAAGTACTACACTCGCGTCCCCCGGCGGCTGGATGAGACCAAGATGCAGCAGGCGGCGCGGAAGTTTGTGGGAACGCACGATTTTCTCGCCCTCTGTGCGGCGGGCAGCTCGGCAGCGGCCCACGGCGACACCGTCCGCACCATTACGGATTGCAGTGTTGTGCGGAACGGCGACGACCTGGAGATCACCGTGACGGCAGACGGCTACCTATATAATATGGTGCGCATCCTGGCGGGGACCCTGTGCGAGGCCGGTGCCGGGCGGCTGGACCCGGACGCCGTACCGGGCATCCTGGCCAGCCGGGACCGCAGCCTGGCCGGGCCGACCCTGCCCGCGCAGGGCTTGTTCCTGAAATGCGTAGATTACAAGGGAGAGGGCGAAGCGAATGCGTAA
- a CDS encoding DUF5711 family protein, translating to MRKISRGRSENDEPLSAGRVEYLEQARQRVRTRRIRRTAVLLVLLTAVVLFATGVVGSSVTMAKDFIDTARIALLPGSGWPQQTGVSEVTQVEPLTGSFVELGKEGCVVYSRSGKKLNSIQSGYARPALAAGRNRFVLYNRSGNELRVESRTQNLYTKQMENSIFLCAVADNGNLAVVTEDISAMAKLLVYNANMEEVLRWSMSSNDGTPLRMAFSPDSRKLAAAAVTASGGQMMTNLYLINLASGDPVSIANQSGVPQWLGWTSASTLLAVYDTRVVLYNAGGGERAAYEFAGNTLKDVSVDAAGNIALLLGSGQLHQAVLLDKNLNVQFSGSVASANAIVRAGSLFYLLSDSGVECCTVSGERQWSQTLAAKPQALLADAKELLLFSGNTAQVLEPPQE from the coding sequence ATGCGTAAGATTTCCCGCGGCCGTTCGGAAAACGACGAGCCGCTCTCGGCGGGGCGTGTCGAATATCTGGAGCAGGCCCGCCAGCGGGTGCGCACCCGGCGCATCCGGCGGACGGCCGTCCTGCTGGTGCTGCTGACGGCGGTGGTGCTGTTTGCCACCGGCGTGGTGGGCAGTTCGGTGACGATGGCAAAGGACTTCATCGACACGGCCCGCATCGCGCTGCTGCCCGGTTCCGGCTGGCCGCAGCAGACCGGCGTTTCCGAGGTGACGCAGGTGGAGCCGCTGACCGGCAGCTTTGTGGAGCTGGGCAAGGAGGGCTGCGTCGTCTACTCCCGCAGCGGCAAAAAGCTGAACAGCATCCAGAGCGGCTACGCCCGCCCGGCTCTGGCCGCAGGCCGAAACCGCTTTGTGCTCTACAACCGGTCCGGCAATGAGCTGCGGGTGGAGAGCCGCACCCAGAATCTCTATACCAAACAGATGGAAAACAGCATCTTCCTCTGCGCGGTGGCCGACAACGGCAATCTGGCCGTGGTCACAGAGGACATCAGCGCCATGGCGAAGCTGCTGGTCTACAACGCCAACATGGAAGAAGTGCTGCGCTGGAGCATGAGCTCCAACGACGGCACCCCGCTGCGGATGGCCTTCTCGCCCGACAGCCGGAAGCTGGCGGCAGCCGCCGTCACAGCCAGCGGCGGCCAGATGATGACGAACCTTTACCTCATCAATCTGGCATCGGGGGACCCTGTGAGCATTGCGAACCAGAGCGGTGTGCCCCAGTGGCTGGGCTGGACCTCGGCGTCCACCCTCCTGGCCGTGTACGACACCCGCGTCGTGCTCTACAACGCGGGCGGCGGCGAGCGCGCAGCCTACGAGTTCGCCGGGAACACCCTGAAGGACGTCTCGGTGGATGCAGCGGGCAATATCGCCCTGCTGCTGGGGTCCGGCCAGCTGCATCAGGCCGTGCTGCTGGACAAGAACCTGAACGTCCAGTTCAGCGGCTCGGTGGCATCGGCCAACGCCATCGTCCGGGCGGGCAGCCTGTTCTATCTGCTGTCCGACAGCGGGGTAGAGTGCTGCACTGTCTCCGGGGAGCGGCAGTGGAGCCAGACCCTTGCGGCCAAGCCCCAGGCACTTCTGGCCGACGCCAAGGAGCTGCTGCTGTTCAGCGGCAATACGGCACAGGTGCTGGAGCCGCCGCAGGAGTAA